One window of Arthrobacter oryzae genomic DNA carries:
- a CDS encoding WXG100 family type VII secretion target translates to MAPGFYGADIEQLRALSKSLGQSGTRLKNVESSVNSLVQSAAWKGSDGDKFRTEWTSTLRPMLNRSSESLNSQSKVLLAHASEQERASEGGGTTSSPGPAAPAPVSPAQGAPAPASQSTPAAVRNWGDAFTDPNYEHAPSGLEWLLEKWGADDGSGASKITSALQFVADKFSWNIDLAKVEAGTSKFFDSMKVVGKGLVVLGMGLGVLDIMSGYENRDPFRVADGAVGGGLALAAGIAAATGVGLPVAAAIGGAGLLWGLASMASGDVPVTKRIWDFGSGVVGGVKDLANGAKDALGWAGGKLGFG, encoded by the coding sequence ATGGCGCCAGGCTTTTACGGTGCTGACATCGAACAGCTTCGGGCACTGTCAAAATCCCTGGGTCAATCAGGGACCCGGCTGAAGAACGTGGAATCCAGCGTCAATTCGCTGGTTCAATCTGCTGCCTGGAAGGGCTCAGACGGGGACAAGTTCCGCACTGAATGGACTTCCACCCTGCGCCCCATGCTGAACCGGTCTTCGGAGTCGCTCAACAGCCAGTCGAAAGTCCTGCTGGCCCATGCCAGCGAGCAGGAACGAGCCAGCGAAGGCGGCGGCACTACTTCGTCCCCTGGACCGGCTGCCCCTGCCCCGGTGTCCCCTGCTCAGGGTGCCCCGGCACCGGCGTCCCAGTCGACGCCGGCTGCGGTTCGGAACTGGGGCGATGCCTTTACGGACCCCAACTACGAACACGCGCCTTCGGGACTTGAATGGCTGCTGGAGAAGTGGGGGGCTGACGACGGCAGCGGGGCGTCGAAGATCACGAGCGCACTTCAGTTTGTGGCCGACAAGTTCAGTTGGAACATCGACCTGGCGAAAGTCGAAGCCGGCACCAGCAAGTTTTTCGACTCCATGAAGGTGGTGGGCAAGGGCCTTGTGGTGCTGGGCATGGGTCTCGGCGTCTTGGACATCATGTCAGGCTACGAGAACCGTGATCCCTTCCGCGTGGCCGATGGCGCCGTAGGAGGAGGCCTTGCCCTTGCCGCCGGCATAGCCGCTGCAACCGGCGTAGGCCTGCCCGTCGCGGCCGCCATTGGCGGCGCCGGCCTACTGTGGGGTCTTGCTTCCATGGCGTCCGGCGATGTTCCGGTCACCAAGAGGATCTGGGACTTCGGTTCGGGGGTAGTGGGCGGGGTGAAAGACCTTGCCAACGGTGCCAAAGACGCCCTGGGGTGGGCGGGCGGTAAGCTCGGATTCGGCTAG
- a CDS encoding GuaB3 family IMP dehydrogenase-related protein, giving the protein MTYEIEIGRGKRGRRAYSLDDIAIVPNRRTRDPKDVSVSWQIDAYKFDMPVIAAPMDSAMSPETAIALGRLGGLGVLDLEGLWTRYEDPQSVLDQIGALEDETNSPAVTRRMQELYQAPIQPELITSRLAEIRAAGVTVAGSLTPQRTQEHYKTVVAAGVDIFVIRGTTVSAEHVSKDHEPLNLKQFIYELDVPVIVGGAAGYTPALHLMRTGAAGVLVGFGGGATTTTRRALGIHSPMASAISDVAAARRDYMDESGGRYVHVIADGGMGSSGDIVKAIAMGADAVMLGSALARAEEAPGKGWHWGQEAHHLELPRGDRVNVGTVGPLEEVLFGPGHHTNGTSNLIGALRRSMATTGYSDLKEFQRVDVVVSPYSGN; this is encoded by the coding sequence GTGACTTATGAGATTGAGATTGGCCGTGGCAAGCGTGGGCGTCGTGCCTACTCCCTGGATGACATCGCGATCGTCCCCAACCGTCGTACGCGTGATCCCAAGGACGTTTCGGTCTCGTGGCAGATAGATGCCTACAAGTTCGACATGCCGGTGATCGCGGCGCCCATGGACTCGGCGATGTCGCCCGAGACCGCCATTGCCCTGGGGCGCCTCGGCGGCCTGGGCGTGCTGGACCTTGAGGGTCTCTGGACCCGGTACGAGGACCCCCAGTCGGTGCTTGACCAGATCGGGGCTCTGGAGGACGAGACCAACAGCCCGGCCGTCACCCGGCGGATGCAGGAGCTCTACCAGGCGCCGATCCAGCCGGAACTGATAACCTCCCGCCTGGCCGAGATCCGGGCCGCCGGCGTGACGGTGGCCGGCTCGCTCACCCCGCAGCGCACGCAGGAGCACTACAAGACTGTCGTCGCGGCCGGCGTGGACATCTTCGTGATCCGGGGGACCACGGTTTCGGCCGAGCACGTCTCCAAGGACCACGAGCCGCTGAACCTCAAGCAGTTCATCTATGAGCTCGATGTCCCGGTGATCGTGGGTGGCGCGGCCGGATACACCCCTGCCCTCCACCTCATGCGCACCGGCGCCGCCGGCGTGCTCGTGGGCTTCGGCGGCGGCGCCACCACAACCACCCGTCGCGCCCTGGGCATCCACTCGCCCATGGCTTCCGCCATTTCCGACGTCGCCGCGGCCCGCCGCGACTACATGGATGAGTCCGGCGGTCGTTACGTTCACGTGATTGCCGACGGCGGCATGGGTTCCTCCGGCGACATCGTCAAGGCCATTGCCATGGGCGCTGACGCCGTGATGCTCGGGAGCGCGCTGGCGCGCGCCGAAGAAGCGCCGGGCAAGGGCTGGCACTGGGGCCAGGAGGCCCACCACCTGGAACTGCCGCGCGGCGACAGGGTCAACGTCGGCACTGTGGGCCCGCTCGAGGAGGTCCTCTTCGGTCCCGGCCACCACACCAACGGCACGTCCAACCTGATCGGCGCCCTCCGCCGCTCCATGGCAACCACCGGCTATTCGGACCTGAAGGAATTCCAGCGGGTCGACGTCGTCGTGTCCCCCTACTCCGGAAACTGA
- a CDS encoding glycerol-3-phosphate dehydrogenase/oxidase, whose translation MNSSSGGSSFPQGALGPAAREASLAALKATMEPGKELDILIVGGGIVGTGAALDAVTRGLSVGIVEASDWAAGTSSRSSKLIHGGLRYLEMLDFGLVKEALHERGLLLSEIAPHLARPVPFLYPLTRPFFERPYVGAGIALYDVMSISSGHQRGVPFHKHLSRRGTLRAAPSLKDDAFVGSIRYYDGQVDDAKYVANLIRTAAYYGAHAVNQTAVVDFLREGERVVGAKVVNREDGSTFSIRAKQVINATGVWTDETQAMVTDRGQLKVRASKGIHLVVPRDRFQSTVGLILRTEKSVLFVIPWGRHWIIGTTDTDWHLDKAHPAASSKDIDYILEHVNKVMKRPLTREDVEGVYAGLRPLLAGENDSTAKLSREHVVAHPVPGLVVVAGGKWTTYRVMAKDAVDEATRSMDERVPPSCTDTIPLLGASGFKAAWNRRNRTAEETGVHVARIEHLLNRYGSMAAEVLALIKENPALAEPLPGADDYLQAEAVYAATHEGARHVHDVLTRRTRISIESWDRGVSAVPVVAKLMGEILGWSDAQRESEIKHYLARVEAERLSQEQPDDESADAARLGVEDIVPLR comes from the coding sequence ATGAACAGTTCTTCCGGTGGTTCGTCCTTTCCCCAGGGGGCACTTGGCCCTGCCGCCAGGGAAGCGTCGCTGGCGGCGCTCAAGGCAACGATGGAGCCGGGCAAGGAACTCGACATCCTCATCGTCGGCGGCGGCATCGTGGGCACCGGCGCCGCGCTGGACGCAGTGACCCGCGGCCTGAGCGTGGGCATCGTGGAGGCCAGCGACTGGGCCGCAGGTACGTCGTCACGGTCCTCCAAGCTCATCCACGGCGGCCTGCGCTACCTCGAAATGCTCGATTTCGGGCTGGTGAAGGAAGCACTTCACGAACGCGGCCTGCTGTTGTCCGAAATCGCCCCCCACCTTGCCCGGCCAGTACCTTTCCTCTACCCGCTGACCAGGCCCTTCTTCGAAAGGCCTTACGTGGGCGCGGGTATTGCCCTGTACGACGTCATGTCCATTTCCAGCGGCCACCAGAGGGGCGTCCCGTTCCATAAGCACCTGTCCCGCCGCGGCACATTGCGGGCTGCGCCGAGCCTGAAGGATGACGCCTTCGTCGGCTCCATCCGCTACTACGACGGCCAGGTTGACGACGCCAAGTACGTGGCCAACCTCATCCGCACCGCGGCGTATTACGGCGCCCATGCAGTCAACCAAACGGCTGTGGTCGATTTCCTGCGCGAAGGCGAGCGGGTGGTTGGCGCCAAGGTGGTCAACCGTGAGGACGGTTCCACCTTCAGCATCCGGGCCAAGCAGGTCATCAACGCCACCGGCGTCTGGACCGATGAAACCCAGGCCATGGTGACGGACCGCGGGCAGTTGAAGGTGCGTGCCTCCAAAGGCATCCACCTGGTGGTCCCGCGCGACCGGTTCCAGTCGACTGTCGGGCTGATCCTGCGGACCGAAAAATCGGTGCTGTTCGTCATTCCGTGGGGCCGGCACTGGATCATTGGCACCACGGACACGGATTGGCATTTGGACAAGGCGCACCCGGCTGCGTCCAGCAAGGACATCGACTACATCCTCGAGCACGTCAACAAGGTGATGAAGCGGCCCCTGACCAGGGAGGACGTCGAAGGCGTCTACGCCGGGCTGCGTCCGCTCCTGGCCGGCGAGAACGACTCAACGGCAAAGCTTTCCCGCGAACACGTGGTGGCACATCCGGTGCCGGGCCTTGTGGTGGTGGCCGGCGGCAAGTGGACCACCTACCGTGTCATGGCCAAGGACGCCGTCGACGAAGCAACGCGGAGCATGGACGAACGCGTTCCGCCCAGCTGCACCGACACCATCCCCCTGCTGGGCGCCAGCGGCTTCAAAGCGGCGTGGAACCGCCGGAACCGGACGGCAGAGGAAACCGGCGTGCATGTGGCCCGGATTGAACACCTGCTCAACCGGTACGGATCGATGGCCGCGGAAGTCCTGGCCCTCATCAAGGAAAACCCGGCCCTGGCCGAACCGTTGCCTGGAGCCGACGACTACCTCCAGGCCGAAGCGGTCTACGCGGCCACCCATGAAGGGGCGCGTCATGTACACGACGTTTTGACGCGCAGAACCCGCATTTCCATTGAGTCCTGGGACCGGGGTGTGTCCGCCGTCCCCGTAGTCGCTAAGCTGATGGGGGAAATTCTTGGCTGGAGCGATGCGCAGCGCGAAAGCGAAATCAAGCATTACCTTGCCCGGGTGGAAGCCGAACGGCTGAGCCAGGAGCAGCCTGACGATGAATCTGCCGACGCCGCGCGCCTGGGCGTCGAGGACATCGTCCCGTTGCGCTGA
- a CDS encoding ABC transporter ATP-binding protein — protein sequence MSQPRHPAELNPKREPQRRLALRPYARAVAQVLRVSFRASPAAVVMKVVGSLISALLPLVTTYFAALTTTALAAAYSGDAAAGQQAIVYVIITAALGLFWGAFSSVDRYIQQLMSFRVGAIVGDLMYERFLALEFWRYDDKETVDLYDRAKRFSDSYARVLDRIAAIFTQLVSVILAVGALLLVSWWIAVIVLVAIVPSVYLQFKLSREQIAHWNTQVDSRRQRRMIETNLLRPQHIAEMRLYGIVGYLMGLRSRLRDADEKRRLDFQKRYIPKQLAADALQYGAEVVSLIWVVGQIIARAQPVGQFLYVQQIVSRALSTANNLVSSLSSIDEDLANLKDYELFMALPVHSEHAPPLLQAPKTVELRDIRFTYTGSDIEVIRGITMTIREGQHIAIVGENGAGKSTLIRILAGLYRPDSGQVMLDGVDLAAVDVKSWHRHLAVLSQEFLKYEFATAAENILFGDVDSPRDDGRIRRAASDAEALEFINKLPNGLDNHVSNWMEDPRGRKGSGLSGGQWQRLAMARNFYRNATFMVMDEPTSAIDALAEHRIFTRLFADRSSTIIAISHRLATIEKADVVYMLEDGRVVEQGTHKELVALRGRYFRMFESQLAVDEAEGV from the coding sequence ATGTCCCAACCACGCCACCCCGCCGAACTGAACCCGAAAAGGGAACCACAGCGGCGGCTGGCACTGAGGCCCTACGCCCGGGCCGTCGCGCAGGTGCTGCGGGTCAGCTTCCGGGCCTCGCCTGCCGCCGTCGTGATGAAGGTGGTTGGCTCGCTGATCTCGGCGCTGCTGCCGCTGGTCACCACCTACTTTGCCGCCCTGACCACCACCGCCCTGGCCGCCGCGTATTCCGGCGACGCGGCCGCCGGCCAGCAGGCGATCGTCTACGTCATCATCACGGCCGCCCTGGGTCTGTTCTGGGGTGCCTTCAGCAGCGTGGACCGCTACATCCAGCAGCTTATGAGCTTCCGGGTGGGAGCGATTGTGGGGGACCTCATGTACGAGCGGTTCCTTGCACTCGAGTTCTGGAGATACGACGACAAGGAAACGGTGGACCTGTACGACCGCGCCAAACGGTTCTCCGATTCCTACGCCCGGGTCCTGGACCGGATTGCCGCGATCTTCACGCAGCTGGTCTCGGTGATCCTGGCGGTCGGAGCCCTCCTGCTGGTGAGCTGGTGGATCGCCGTGATCGTCCTGGTGGCCATCGTCCCCAGCGTCTACCTGCAGTTCAAGCTTTCCCGCGAGCAGATCGCCCACTGGAACACCCAGGTCGATTCGCGCCGCCAGCGCCGGATGATTGAGACCAACCTGCTGCGCCCCCAGCACATTGCCGAGATGCGCCTGTACGGGATCGTCGGCTACCTCATGGGTCTCCGCTCCCGACTCCGGGACGCTGACGAAAAACGGCGGCTGGATTTCCAGAAACGCTACATTCCCAAGCAGCTGGCGGCGGACGCCCTGCAGTACGGCGCCGAGGTTGTGTCGCTGATCTGGGTGGTGGGCCAGATCATCGCCCGTGCCCAGCCGGTGGGCCAGTTCCTGTACGTCCAGCAGATCGTCAGCAGGGCACTGTCCACCGCCAACAACCTCGTCTCCTCACTCAGTTCCATCGACGAGGACCTGGCCAACCTCAAGGACTACGAACTCTTTATGGCGTTGCCGGTGCATTCCGAGCACGCCCCGCCGCTGCTGCAGGCCCCCAAAACCGTGGAGCTGCGGGACATCCGCTTCACGTACACCGGCAGCGACATCGAAGTGATCCGCGGCATCACCATGACCATCCGGGAGGGCCAGCACATCGCCATTGTGGGAGAGAACGGCGCCGGCAAGTCCACCCTGATCCGGATCCTGGCGGGGCTGTACCGCCCGGATTCGGGTCAGGTGATGCTCGACGGCGTCGACCTCGCCGCCGTCGACGTCAAGTCCTGGCACCGCCACCTGGCGGTGCTGAGCCAGGAATTCCTCAAGTATGAGTTCGCCACGGCAGCGGAGAACATTCTCTTCGGCGACGTCGATTCGCCGCGGGACGATGGGCGGATCCGGCGGGCGGCGTCCGACGCCGAGGCCCTGGAGTTCATCAACAAGCTGCCCAATGGCCTGGACAACCACGTCAGCAACTGGATGGAGGATCCCCGCGGCCGCAAGGGCAGCGGACTCAGCGGAGGCCAGTGGCAGCGACTGGCAATGGCCCGGAACTTCTACCGGAACGCCACCTTTATGGTGATGGACGAGCCGACGTCGGCGATCGACGCCCTCGCCGAACACCGCATTTTCACCCGCCTCTTCGCCGACCGCAGCAGCACCATCATCGCCATCAGCCACCGGCTCGCGACGATCGAGAAAGCGGACGTTGTCTACATGCTCGAGGACGGAAGGGTTGTGGAACAGGGAACCCATAAGGAGCTGGTGGCGCTGCGGGGCCGCTACTTCAGGATGTTCGAATCCCAGCTGGCCGTGGACGAAGCCGAGGGCGTCTGA
- a CDS encoding PTS sugar transporter subunit IIA, giving the protein MAEPLDRYDAELTTPEMVILELDAKDKVDAATQLAQRLHAAGRVSDLDGFLKHVNAREHQLATGLPGGVGLPHARSEFVSRTSIAVGITKYGKALDFGAADGPATVILLIATPASSFSDHLEVLATLARSLSKESFRESLRRAYDPEVIAELINSSLVFFDH; this is encoded by the coding sequence TTGGCGGAACCACTGGACCGGTACGATGCCGAACTCACCACGCCGGAAATGGTGATTCTTGAGCTTGATGCCAAGGACAAGGTTGACGCAGCGACCCAGCTCGCGCAACGGCTCCATGCGGCCGGGCGCGTCTCGGACCTCGACGGCTTCCTGAAGCACGTCAACGCCCGGGAACACCAGCTGGCCACCGGCCTGCCCGGGGGAGTCGGTCTTCCGCACGCCCGCAGCGAGTTCGTGTCGCGGACCTCCATCGCTGTGGGCATCACCAAGTACGGAAAAGCCCTGGACTTCGGTGCGGCCGACGGGCCGGCCACGGTCATCCTGCTCATCGCCACGCCGGCCAGCTCTTTCTCGGACCACCTTGAGGTGCTCGCCACCCTGGCCCGCTCCCTGTCGAAGGAGTCGTTCCGGGAATCCCTGCGCCGGGCCTACGATCCCGAAGTGATCGCCGAGCTCATCAACTCCAGCCTGGTGTTCTTCGACCACTAG
- a CDS encoding S8 family peptidase produces MALSLAAAVGTLAFASSPVFATTEGGDAAAGPAAAQTATVQDVASGEAYTKFIVVYKETAANATPNGRANAWGKAAGSQGVTVKEVRTLATGGTLIEADKALSGQDARDFMADIAATGAVESVEPDARMTVALTPNDPRYGEQWDFTATNGMRIPGAWDVATGTGVTVAVIDTGITAHADLDANVLPGYDFVSDATAARDGNGRDANAQDQGDWYAAGECGQTTAGNSSWHGTHVAGTVAAVTGNATGVAGVAPNAKVVPVRVLAKCGGSLSDIADAIIWSAGGTVSGIPANANPAKVINMSLGGSGSCGSTYQAAIDSAVSRGATVVVAAGNSNQDASGFRPANCNSVVSVAASNPSGSLSYYSNYGATVDLTAPGGDVRVTGGGILSTINTGTTTPSSAGYANYQGTSMAAPHVAGLAALMKSKTSSLTPAQVESTLKQGTRAMPGGCTTGCGAGLSDATKTMGLLGGTTPPPSGNLLLNPGFEEGAVSWTSDHADTFETGANARTGTRFAGLNGWGQATSYKLDQAFAVPSTVSAAQLSFYLKVQSDETTASTAYDTLKVQVISGGTTATLATYSNLNESTGYVQKQLDLSAYKGKSVTLRFLGVEDSSLSTYFFLDDTSVTAS; encoded by the coding sequence GTGGCCCTGTCGCTCGCCGCAGCAGTCGGCACCCTGGCCTTCGCCAGTTCGCCGGTCTTCGCCACCACTGAGGGCGGGGACGCCGCAGCCGGACCGGCCGCGGCCCAAACCGCCACGGTCCAGGACGTCGCCTCCGGCGAGGCCTATACGAAATTCATCGTGGTTTACAAGGAGACGGCGGCAAACGCCACCCCGAACGGACGCGCCAATGCGTGGGGCAAGGCGGCCGGCTCCCAAGGCGTGACCGTGAAGGAAGTACGCACCCTGGCTACCGGCGGTACGCTGATCGAGGCGGACAAGGCACTGTCCGGGCAGGACGCCCGGGATTTCATGGCGGACATTGCGGCAACCGGGGCGGTGGAGTCCGTTGAGCCTGACGCCCGGATGACCGTTGCGCTCACGCCGAACGACCCCCGCTACGGGGAGCAGTGGGATTTCACCGCCACGAACGGCATGCGGATCCCCGGCGCATGGGACGTCGCCACCGGGACGGGCGTGACAGTGGCGGTTATCGACACCGGGATCACGGCCCACGCCGACCTCGACGCGAATGTGCTCCCGGGCTATGACTTCGTCTCCGACGCCACCGCGGCGCGCGACGGCAACGGCCGCGACGCCAACGCGCAGGACCAGGGCGACTGGTACGCCGCCGGAGAGTGCGGGCAGACGACGGCCGGCAACAGCTCCTGGCACGGCACCCACGTCGCCGGCACCGTGGCAGCCGTGACCGGCAACGCCACGGGTGTTGCCGGCGTCGCACCCAACGCCAAAGTGGTGCCCGTCAGGGTCCTGGCCAAGTGCGGCGGATCACTGTCCGACATTGCCGATGCGATCATCTGGTCGGCCGGCGGAACGGTCTCAGGCATCCCTGCCAACGCCAACCCCGCCAAGGTCATCAACATGAGCCTGGGCGGATCCGGCTCCTGCGGCAGCACCTACCAGGCTGCCATCGATTCCGCAGTGTCCCGCGGAGCCACGGTGGTAGTCGCGGCCGGCAACAGCAACCAGGACGCTTCCGGATTCCGGCCCGCGAACTGCAACAGCGTTGTGAGCGTGGCTGCCAGCAACCCGAGCGGCAGCCTTTCCTACTACTCCAACTACGGCGCCACGGTGGACCTGACCGCGCCTGGTGGTGACGTCAGGGTGACCGGCGGCGGCATCCTCTCCACCATCAACACGGGCACCACCACGCCGTCCTCCGCCGGTTACGCCAACTACCAGGGCACGTCCATGGCCGCTCCCCACGTGGCCGGGCTCGCCGCGCTGATGAAATCCAAGACGTCCTCGCTCACCCCGGCTCAGGTCGAGTCCACGCTCAAGCAGGGAACCCGGGCCATGCCGGGCGGCTGCACCACCGGCTGCGGCGCAGGACTCTCGGACGCCACCAAGACCATGGGCCTGCTCGGCGGGACCACTCCCCCGCCGTCGGGCAACCTGTTGCTGAACCCGGGCTTCGAAGAGGGCGCGGTCTCGTGGACCTCCGACCATGCCGACACTTTTGAGACCGGAGCCAATGCCCGCACGGGCACGCGGTTCGCCGGGCTCAACGGCTGGGGCCAGGCAACGTCCTACAAGCTAGACCAAGCGTTTGCTGTCCCCTCCACCGTGTCTGCCGCGCAACTGTCCTTCTACTTGAAGGTGCAGTCGGACGAAACCACTGCCAGCACCGCGTACGACACCCTGAAAGTCCAGGTCATCAGCGGCGGAACCACCGCCACGCTGGCCACCTACTCCAACCTCAACGAGTCAACCGGCTACGTCCAGAAGCAACTGGACCTTTCCGCCTACAAGGGCAAGAGCGTGACCCTGCGCTTCCTGGGCGTCGAGGATTCATCGCTGTCGACGTATTTCTTCCTTGATGACACCTCCGTGACCGCCTCCTAG
- the guaB gene encoding IMP dehydrogenase encodes MTQPEHNPFGFIGLTYDDVLLLPGHTNVIPSEADTSSRISKRISVQTPLLSAAMDTVTESRMAIAMARQGGLGVVHRNLSVQDQADQVDRVKRSESGMITNPLTIGPEATLAELDEICSQYRVSGLPVVDEGMRLLGIVTNRDTRFVPEADFPIRLVSDVMTKMPLVTGHVGISREEASHKLATNKIEKLPLVDDQGRLKGLITTKDFTKAEQYPLATKDDEGRLRVGAAIGFFGDGWERAMTLVDAGVDALFVDTANGHSQGVLDMIRRLKSDPAAAHVDIIGGQAATREGAQALIDAGADGIKVGVGPGSICTTRVVAGVGVPQITAIYESAKAAIPAGVPLIADGGLQYSGDIGKALVAGADTVMLGSLLAGCDESPGELIFVNGKQFKSYRGMGSLGAMQTRGKNTSYSKDRYFQADVSGDDKLIPEGIEGRVAYRGPLASVAYQLVGGLRQTMFYTGAPTVAELKARGKFVRITPAGLKESHPHDIQMTVEAPNYGSR; translated from the coding sequence ATGACCCAGCCCGAACACAACCCGTTCGGCTTTATCGGCCTGACCTACGACGACGTCCTGCTCCTGCCAGGGCACACCAACGTCATCCCGTCAGAGGCAGATACCTCCTCGCGCATTTCAAAGCGCATCTCCGTCCAGACCCCGTTGCTGTCCGCCGCGATGGACACCGTCACGGAGTCCCGGATGGCCATCGCCATGGCCCGCCAGGGCGGCCTCGGCGTGGTCCACCGCAACCTGTCGGTCCAGGACCAGGCGGACCAGGTGGACCGCGTGAAGCGCAGCGAGTCCGGGATGATCACCAACCCGCTCACCATCGGTCCGGAAGCAACGCTCGCCGAACTGGACGAGATTTGCTCGCAGTACCGCGTCTCCGGCCTGCCGGTAGTGGATGAAGGCATGCGGCTGCTGGGCATCGTCACCAACCGCGACACCCGCTTCGTGCCGGAAGCTGATTTCCCCATCCGCCTGGTCAGCGACGTCATGACCAAGATGCCCCTCGTCACCGGGCACGTCGGCATCAGCCGCGAGGAAGCCTCGCACAAGCTCGCCACCAACAAGATCGAAAAGCTCCCGCTGGTTGACGACCAGGGCCGGCTCAAGGGCCTCATTACCACCAAGGACTTCACGAAGGCCGAGCAGTACCCGCTTGCCACCAAGGACGATGAAGGCAGGCTCCGGGTCGGCGCAGCCATCGGCTTCTTCGGTGACGGCTGGGAACGTGCCATGACCCTCGTGGACGCCGGCGTGGACGCCCTCTTCGTGGACACCGCCAACGGTCACTCCCAGGGTGTGCTGGACATGATCCGCCGCCTGAAGTCGGATCCCGCGGCCGCCCACGTGGACATCATCGGGGGCCAGGCTGCTACCCGCGAGGGCGCACAGGCCCTGATCGACGCCGGCGCCGACGGCATCAAGGTAGGCGTGGGTCCGGGCTCCATCTGCACCACACGCGTTGTTGCCGGTGTGGGTGTCCCGCAGATTACCGCCATCTACGAGTCCGCGAAAGCGGCCATCCCGGCCGGCGTTCCGCTGATTGCCGACGGCGGCCTGCAGTACTCGGGCGACATCGGCAAGGCGCTGGTTGCCGGCGCCGACACCGTGATGCTCGGTTCCCTGCTGGCCGGTTGCGACGAGTCACCGGGTGAGCTCATTTTCGTGAACGGCAAGCAGTTCAAGAGCTACCGCGGCATGGGTTCCCTCGGAGCCATGCAGACCCGCGGCAAGAACACGTCCTACTCCAAGGACCGCTACTTCCAGGCCGACGTCTCCGGTGACGACAAACTGATTCCTGAGGGCATCGAGGGCCGGGTGGCCTACCGTGGTCCGTTGGCCTCCGTTGCCTACCAGCTGGTGGGCGGACTCCGCCAGACCATGTTCTACACCGGCGCCCCCACGGTGGCCGAGCTGAAGGCGCGCGGCAAGTTCGTCCGCATCACCCCGGCCGGACTCAAGGAGTCTCACCCGCACGACATCCAGATGACGGTGGAAGCGCCGAACTACGGTTCGCGCTAG